In Dioscorea cayenensis subsp. rotundata cultivar TDr96_F1 unplaced genomic scaffold, TDr96_F1_v2_PseudoChromosome.rev07_lg8_w22 25.fasta BLBR01001275.1, whole genome shotgun sequence, the following are encoded in one genomic region:
- the LOC120256047 gene encoding pentatricopeptide repeat-containing protein At4g39530-like isoform X1, with product MASMLPSPPRHHHHHPHPFFKPQPSLLLPTFSQRFRTSGHRLPPLRSSPLPSSSALPFDQRMHESLAILDLMRSQSITPDPSLLCTLLKSCADAQSLHFGKLVHEKAILFGLHTDTFVSNSLIHLYSKCGRTRSAQQLFDEMPLRNVVSWTTLISMYSNSNFHNKALDLFWSMREKDGIEPNAFTYTVALNCCASTGDLDMGIRIHEDVVKDGCDGDEFVVVALIDMYAKCGSVGLARKMFDKITEPSVEACTAMIEGYCANDRAKDAINLIRQTLRRYKVSKVAERIGFATMVRPCIVNMGLRQGQEIHAHLIKFGHKPGMNTLTLLVELYSKCGKMMNAYDIFNKLVVKDVVLWGKMISGFVHDELYGEALKVYAEMTCSGCGVNASLVSFALKACIGLLSLEEGKQIHGRVIKDPRLLRISVIHDLSKLYECCGKLEEVHKLMKKLPNLAIVGGVERIANGAM from the coding sequence CTTCCTTCCCCACcgcgccaccaccaccaccaccctcACCCTTTCTTCAAGCCCCAACCATCGCTTCTCCTTCCCACCTTCTCTCAACGATTCCGCACTTCCGGCCACCGCCTTCCTCCTCTGCGCTCATCTCCTCTCCCATCGTCCTCTGCCCTTCCGTTCGACCAACGCATGCACGAATCCCTCGCCATTCTCGACCTCATGCGATCCCAATCCATCACCCCTGATCCTTCCCTTCTCTGCACCCTCCTCAAGTCCTGTGCCGACGCTCAAAGCCTCCATTTTGGCAAGCTTGTTCACGAGAAGGCCATCCTCTTCGGCCTCCACACTGACACCTTTGTCTCCAATAGCCTCATTCACTTGTACTCCAAGTGCGGCCGCACTCGTTCTGCACAACAACTGTTCGACGAAATGCCTCTGAGAAATGTTGTTTCCTGGACCACCTTAATTTCCATGTATAGTAACTCTAATTTCCACAACAAAGCTCTCGACTTGTTTTGGTCTATGAGGGAGAAGGATGGCATTGAGCCTAATGCTTTTACTTATACAGTTGCTTTGAATTGTTGTGCCAGCACTGGTGATTTGGATATGGGAATCAGAATTCATGAGGATGTTGTTAAAGATGGTTGTGATGGTGATGAGTTTGTGGTTGTGGCATTGATTGATATGTATGCAAAGTGTGGGAGTGTTGGTTTAGCAAGGAAAATGTTTGATAAAATTACTGAGCCATCTGTTGAAGCTTGCACTGCTATGATCGAGGGGTACTGTGCGAATGATCGTGCTAAGGATGCTATCAATTTGATTAGGCAGACATTGCGGCGGTATAAAGTTAGTAAGGTAGCTGAACGGATAGGATTTGCAACTATGGTTCGGCCGTGTATTGTCAATATGGGTCTTCGTCAAGGACAAGAAATACATGCGCACCTTATCAAGTTTGGGCACAAACCGGGGATGAATACTCTAACATTGCTCGTTGAATTGTATTCAAAATGTGGCAAGATGATGAATgcttatgatatttttaataaattggttgttAAGGATGTGGTTTTGTGGGGTAAAATGATTTCCGGTTTTGTGCACGATGAATTGTATGGGGAAGCATTGAAAGTATATGCAGAGATGACATGTTCCGGTTGTGGTGTTAACGCTTCTCTAGTGTCATTTGCTTTGAAGGCATGCATTGGTTTGTTGAGTTTGGAGGAAGGCAAACAGATACATGGTAGAGTGATTAAAGATCCTCGCTTGTTGCGAATTTCTGTGATTCATGACCTTTCGAAACTGTATGAATGTTGTGGGAAGCTTGAAGAAGTTCACAAGCTGATGAAGAAGCTGCCAAACCTTGCGATTGTTGGTGGTGTTGAACGCATTGCAAATGGAGCAATGTAA
- the LOC120256047 gene encoding pentatricopeptide repeat-containing protein At4g39530-like isoform X2, protein MASMLPSPPRHHHHHPHPFFKPQPSLLLPTFSQRFRTSGHRLPPLRSSPLPSSSALPFDQRMHESLAILDLMRSQSITPDPSLLCTLLKSCADAQSLHFGKLVHEKAILFGLHTDTFVSNSLIHLYSKCGRTRSAQQLFDEMPLRNVVSWTTLISITGDLDMGIRIHEDVVKDGCDGDEFVVVALIDMYAKCGSVGLARKMFDKITEPSVEACTAMIEGYCANDRAKDAINLIRQTLRRYKVSKVAERIGFATMVRPCIVNMGLRQGQEIHAHLIKFGHKPGMNTLTLLVELYSKCGKMMNAYDIFNKLVVKDVVLWGKMISGFVHDELYGEALKVYAEMTCSGCGVNASLVSFALKACIGLLSLEEGKQIHGRVIKDPRLLRISVIHDLSKLYECCGKLEEVHKLMKKLPNLAIVGGVERIANGAM, encoded by the exons CTTCCTTCCCCACcgcgccaccaccaccaccaccctcACCCTTTCTTCAAGCCCCAACCATCGCTTCTCCTTCCCACCTTCTCTCAACGATTCCGCACTTCCGGCCACCGCCTTCCTCCTCTGCGCTCATCTCCTCTCCCATCGTCCTCTGCCCTTCCGTTCGACCAACGCATGCACGAATCCCTCGCCATTCTCGACCTCATGCGATCCCAATCCATCACCCCTGATCCTTCCCTTCTCTGCACCCTCCTCAAGTCCTGTGCCGACGCTCAAAGCCTCCATTTTGGCAAGCTTGTTCACGAGAAGGCCATCCTCTTCGGCCTCCACACTGACACCTTTGTCTCCAATAGCCTCATTCACTTGTACTCCAAGTGCGGCCGCACTCGTTCTGCACAACAACTGTTCGACGAAATGCCTCTGAGAAATGTTGTTTCCTGGACCACCTTAATTTCCAT CACTGGTGATTTGGATATGGGAATCAGAATTCATGAGGATGTTGTTAAAGATGGTTGTGATGGTGATGAGTTTGTGGTTGTGGCATTGATTGATATGTATGCAAAGTGTGGGAGTGTTGGTTTAGCAAGGAAAATGTTTGATAAAATTACTGAGCCATCTGTTGAAGCTTGCACTGCTATGATCGAGGGGTACTGTGCGAATGATCGTGCTAAGGATGCTATCAATTTGATTAGGCAGACATTGCGGCGGTATAAAGTTAGTAAGGTAGCTGAACGGATAGGATTTGCAACTATGGTTCGGCCGTGTATTGTCAATATGGGTCTTCGTCAAGGACAAGAAATACATGCGCACCTTATCAAGTTTGGGCACAAACCGGGGATGAATACTCTAACATTGCTCGTTGAATTGTATTCAAAATGTGGCAAGATGATGAATgcttatgatatttttaataaattggttgttAAGGATGTGGTTTTGTGGGGTAAAATGATTTCCGGTTTTGTGCACGATGAATTGTATGGGGAAGCATTGAAAGTATATGCAGAGATGACATGTTCCGGTTGTGGTGTTAACGCTTCTCTAGTGTCATTTGCTTTGAAGGCATGCATTGGTTTGTTGAGTTTGGAGGAAGGCAAACAGATACATGGTAGAGTGATTAAAGATCCTCGCTTGTTGCGAATTTCTGTGATTCATGACCTTTCGAAACTGTATGAATGTTGTGGGAAGCTTGAAGAAGTTCACAAGCTGATGAAGAAGCTGCCAAACCTTGCGATTGTTGGTGGTGTTGAACGCATTGCAAATGGAGCAATGTAA